A stretch of the bacterium genome encodes the following:
- a CDS encoding saccharopine dehydrogenase NADP-binding domain-containing protein, with protein MQPEILILGAGLMGRVAAHFFVHHPEGPYRVRLADLSRGAVDEAIQWLNSEHVEGVVVDVQRDESLDKVLKGIKVCQSCVPYFLNPQIARACLENGVSFVDLGGNPEVTDKILSKDAEAKAKGVCLIPDTGLAPGLTNILAWELVHRFEKCDDVHVRVGGLPKDPTGRLKYAQVFSIHGLLNEYLEDAREIRNGVEVKVPSLDEIETLYFDGVGELEAFITSGGTSTLPRTLLGKVQRLDYKTIRFPGHANYLQFLREIGITSKRAFLFGGTSVSPRELLTHVLEEMLPKNVPDMVLVRVWAKGDGGREEKLELTVLRDDVNGISAMGQMTSFPSAAITRAIYLGQIPAGAHPQETVVNFETMKSELALRWIHLKS; from the coding sequence ATGCAACCTGAAATTCTGATTCTTGGCGCGGGTCTGATGGGCCGCGTCGCAGCGCACTTTTTTGTGCATCACCCCGAAGGGCCATACCGCGTCAGACTTGCAGACCTCTCGCGCGGCGCAGTGGACGAGGCCATTCAGTGGCTGAATTCCGAACACGTCGAAGGCGTCGTCGTTGACGTACAGCGCGACGAGTCGCTGGACAAGGTACTGAAAGGCATCAAGGTCTGCCAGTCGTGTGTGCCGTATTTTCTCAATCCGCAGATTGCCCGCGCGTGTCTTGAGAACGGCGTGTCGTTCGTGGATCTCGGCGGCAATCCGGAAGTCACCGACAAGATTTTGTCGAAGGACGCCGAAGCGAAGGCCAAGGGAGTGTGTTTGATTCCCGACACCGGACTGGCGCCCGGACTGACGAACATTCTGGCGTGGGAGCTTGTGCACCGCTTCGAAAAGTGTGATGATGTGCACGTACGGGTGGGCGGTTTGCCCAAAGACCCAACCGGCAGATTAAAATATGCACAGGTTTTCTCGATTCACGGGCTGCTCAACGAGTATCTGGAAGACGCGCGCGAAATCCGCAACGGAGTGGAAGTCAAGGTGCCGTCGCTCGACGAAATCGAAACACTGTATTTTGACGGAGTGGGCGAACTCGAAGCGTTTATCACGTCGGGCGGCACATCCACGCTGCCGCGCACGCTGCTCGGCAAGGTACAGAGGCTCGACTACAAGACGATTCGCTTTCCCGGGCACGCGAACTATTTACAGTTTTTGCGCGAGATCGGGATTACGTCGAAGCGCGCCTTTTTGTTTGGCGGCACGTCCGTGTCACCGCGCGAACTGCTGACGCACGTGTTGGAAGAGATGCTGCCGAAGAATGTGCCGGACATGGTGCTGGTGCGGGTCTGGGCGAAGGGTGATGGGGGACGCGAAGAGAAGCTCGAACTGACCGTGCTGCGCGACGACGTGAACGGAATTTCCGCGATGGGGCAGATGACATCGTTTCCGTCGGCGGCGATTACGCGCGCGATTTATCTCGGACAGATTCCGGCGGGCGCGCATCCGCAGGAGACTGTGGTGAACTTTGAGACGATGAAGAGCGAATTGGCGCTTCGGTGGATTCACCTGAAAAGTTAG
- a CDS encoding SRPBCC domain-containing protein, producing MHTFTLNYAAPASVEKVWLALTDPKYTTKWDGNRWGQNDGRVGGKLRARNEEGTLFEAEILLYDVCERLAALVAVPVNPEEPEEGSYLVRQEFTLEPQQGKTVLHLKMTGFPDEAAMQMMQNSWGGYYLEKIGKVAESVSEQDVEEFLSHVDEHDFPGHVRHTELATILR from the coding sequence ATGCACACATTCACATTAAACTATGCGGCACCGGCGTCGGTGGAAAAAGTATGGCTGGCGCTGACGGATCCGAAGTATACGACGAAGTGGGACGGTAACCGCTGGGGGCAGAATGACGGGCGGGTCGGCGGGAAGCTGCGCGCACGCAACGAAGAGGGCACATTGTTCGAAGCGGAGATTCTGCTCTATGACGTGTGCGAACGACTGGCCGCGCTGGTGGCGGTTCCCGTGAATCCCGAAGAGCCTGAAGAGGGCAGCTATCTTGTGCGGCAGGAGTTCACACTTGAACCACAGCAGGGAAAGACCGTTTTGCATTTGAAGATGACGGGATTTCCGGACGAAGCCGCGATGCAGATGATGCAGAATTCGTGGGGCGGGTATTATTTGGAGAAGATCGGCAAAGTCGCCGAATCTGTGAGCGAGCAGGATGTCGAGGAGTTTTTGTCACACGTAGACGAGCATGATTTTCCGGGACACGTGCGACACACGGAACTTGCGACAATCTTGAGATAG
- a CDS encoding HEPN domain-containing protein, with product MTDEQRRWLAKADDALRGARLLLKDGLCNDANSRSYYVMFYVVCALMSEFEKRYKSHSALISAFHDNWVKTGQVDKDYHRFITTAFDRRNSSDYDNVFQDTHEASEQQIVRAEAFLKLGRELLAR from the coding sequence TTGACCGACGAGCAGAGGAGGTGGCTTGCGAAAGCGGACGATGCATTGCGTGGCGCGCGACTTCTCCTTAAGGATGGTCTATGCAACGATGCCAACTCAAGATCGTACTATGTGATGTTTTACGTAGTATGTGCACTCATGTCCGAATTTGAGAAGCGATACAAGAGCCATTCAGCTCTGATTTCTGCCTTTCACGATAACTGGGTGAAGACCGGACAAGTTGATAAAGACTACCACAGGTTCATAACAACAGCCTTTGACCGTCGAAACAGCTCGGACTATGACAATGTTTTTCAGGACACCCACGAGGCATCGGAACAACAAATAGTCAGAGCTGAGGCGTTTCTGAAGCTGGGTCGGGAATTACTTGCGAGATAA
- a CDS encoding nucleotidyltransferase domain-containing protein has product MNEALRPILAELKLRLTELYGERLSQLILFGSQARGDATEDSDVDVLVVLEGEVQHSDELERISYITAELSGELGALISTVVVSRRDFEARNRRIYRNAANEGVRV; this is encoded by the coding sequence ATGAACGAAGCCTTAAGACCCATTCTTGCCGAGTTGAAGCTGAGGCTGACGGAACTCTACGGAGAACGGCTGTCGCAATTGATTCTGTTCGGCTCACAAGCTCGCGGTGATGCGACGGAGGATTCCGATGTAGATGTGCTGGTGGTGCTGGAAGGGGAGGTTCAGCACTCGGACGAGCTTGAGCGCATCAGTTATATCACAGCGGAGTTGTCAGGGGAATTGGGAGCGTTGATTTCAACCGTAGTGGTGTCGCGGCGAGATTTTGAAGCGAGAAACCGCAGGATTTATCGGAACGCCGCAAACGAGGGGGTCAGAGTTTGA
- the gyrB gene encoding DNA topoisomerase (ATP-hydrolyzing) subunit B, with translation MSDTLFDSKVSKDYGASSITVLKGLEAVRKRPAMYIGDIGTRGLHHLVYEVVDNSVDEAMAGHCTEIEMTVNTDGSVSVRDNGRGIPVEMHPTEKKSSLEVVMTVLHAGGKFDKDSYKVSGGLHGVGVSVVNALSEWLKAEVVRDGTRYEQTYRRGIPEGPVKELGRARGRGTTVTFMPDAQIFKNIDFVFDTLLERLRELAYLNRGLKIVAEDKRDGTQATFEFKGGIAEFVKYLDENRTPLQAKPIYFAVDREGVPIEIALQYNDGYTDNIVTYVNNIHTIEGGTHLVGFKAALTRTLNNYAAKSKLFKNEKMSLSGDDVREGLTAVISVRVQEPQFEGQTKTKLGNGEVKGIVEQAVNEKLAEYFEEHPHEAKKIVEKSILAARAREAARKARDLTRRKTALESGSLPGKLADCSTKDIERSELFIVEGDSAGGSAKQGRNREFQAILPLRGKVINVEKARLDKILGNEELRTLITAIGAGIATEEDFDISKCRYGKIIIMTDADVDGQHIRTLLLTFFFRYQRPLIEQGRMFIAQPPLYGVWKGKKKRYAMDEIERDKIINGEFGGAQGVVVQRYKGLGEMNPDQLWETTMDPEHRVLLNVTLEDAAAADHTFSMLMGDAVEPRREFIEKNAKYATAIDV, from the coding sequence ATGTCCGATACACTATTTGATAGCAAAGTGAGCAAAGATTACGGCGCATCGTCTATTACGGTGCTCAAAGGACTGGAGGCCGTGCGCAAGCGCCCGGCCATGTATATCGGCGACATCGGCACGCGCGGTTTGCATCACCTCGTCTATGAGGTGGTGGACAACTCCGTGGACGAAGCGATGGCCGGACACTGCACAGAAATCGAGATGACTGTCAACACCGACGGCTCGGTAAGCGTGCGCGACAACGGGCGCGGCATCCCCGTCGAAATGCATCCGACTGAAAAGAAGTCTTCACTCGAAGTCGTAATGACCGTGCTTCATGCGGGCGGAAAGTTCGACAAGGATTCCTATAAAGTCTCGGGCGGTCTGCACGGCGTCGGCGTGTCCGTTGTGAACGCGCTTTCGGAATGGCTGAAGGCGGAGGTGGTGCGCGACGGCACACGCTATGAACAGACCTACCGCCGTGGAATTCCTGAGGGTCCCGTCAAAGAGCTGGGCCGCGCGCGCGGACGCGGCACGACGGTGACGTTTATGCCGGATGCGCAGATTTTCAAGAACATCGATTTTGTGTTCGACACCCTGCTCGAACGCCTGCGCGAACTTGCCTACTTGAATCGCGGATTGAAGATTGTCGCCGAGGACAAGCGCGACGGCACGCAGGCCACGTTCGAATTCAAAGGCGGCATCGCGGAATTCGTGAAGTATCTCGACGAGAACCGCACGCCGCTGCAGGCGAAGCCGATCTATTTCGCCGTAGACCGCGAAGGAGTGCCGATTGAAATCGCGCTGCAATACAACGACGGCTACACGGACAACATCGTCACCTACGTCAACAACATCCACACGATCGAAGGCGGCACGCATCTGGTGGGCTTCAAAGCCGCACTGACCCGCACGCTGAACAACTATGCCGCGAAGAGCAAGCTGTTCAAGAACGAGAAGATGTCGTTGTCGGGAGACGACGTGCGGGAGGGGTTGACGGCGGTGATTTCGGTACGCGTGCAGGAGCCGCAGTTTGAAGGTCAGACGAAGACCAAGCTCGGCAACGGCGAAGTCAAGGGCATCGTTGAGCAGGCGGTGAACGAAAAGCTCGCGGAATACTTTGAAGAGCATCCGCACGAAGCGAAGAAGATTGTAGAGAAGTCCATTTTAGCGGCGCGGGCACGCGAAGCGGCCCGCAAGGCGCGCGATCTCACGCGACGGAAGACAGCATTAGAATCGGGAAGCCTGCCGGGCAAACTTGCGGATTGTTCGACCAAGGACATCGAGCGCTCGGAGCTGTTCATCGTCGAGGGCGACTCGGCGGGCGGCTCGGCGAAGCAGGGACGCAACCGCGAGTTTCAGGCGATTCTGCCGCTGCGCGGAAAAGTCATCAACGTCGAAAAGGCACGGCTCGACAAGATTCTCGGCAACGAGGAATTGCGCACGCTGATAACTGCCATCGGCGCGGGTATCGCAACCGAAGAGGATTTCGATATCAGCAAGTGCCGCTATGGAAAGATAATTATCATGACCGACGCGGACGTGGACGGGCAGCACATTCGCACGCTACTCCTGACGTTCTTCTTCCGCTATCAACGGCCGCTGATCGAACAGGGGCGGATGTTTATCGCGCAGCCGCCACTCTACGGCGTATGGAAGGGCAAGAAGAAGCGCTATGCGATGGACGAAATCGAACGAGACAAAATTATCAACGGAGAATTCGGCGGGGCGCAGGGCGTGGTGGTGCAGCGTTACAAGGGACTCGGTGAAATGAATCCGGATCAGTTATGGGAAACCACGATGGATCCCGAACACCGCGTGCTGTTGAATGTGACACTCGAAGATGCTGCCGCGGCGGACCACACGTTCTCGATGCTGATGGGCGATGCCGTCGAACCGCGCCGCGAGTTCATCGAGAAGAACGCGAAATACGCGACGGCGATTGATGTATAA
- a CDS encoding DUF4935 domain-containing protein, which produces MKNLFRGYYRPSEAEFEELWKNAIISFDANALLQFYAYTSETRELFFSAMDKLQAQLWLTHQAAFEYQKNRIKTIVEQLDHYKAIDQKLGDFGNSLKELLDKRRRHSMLNPDELQSSFARTLDDLRRKIVDAKTNHPEDLNNDELRTKLDRYFEKSVGSPYDEKTHAEKIKEAMERLGKGIRPGVTDTKKGNERAAGDVIIWFQLIDKAKSDKKPTIFVTEENKDDWWQKIDKNIVGPHPQLVQEFAETTGQQVWFYQNDQFIEFATKHIEALSDKESSVEAATREVREVRQEVTERRAQMKDWEERMRALIPQLGQDHAILEAQKATLANKSIIKFLEYVKTQSHNADIEAVRAALRQVERDPSMVTMQALRQFLDRMRDEQRHNRNLGESDEASPGDTANDE; this is translated from the coding sequence TTGAAAAACCTCTTCAGGGGTTATTATAGGCCAAGCGAGGCAGAGTTCGAAGAACTTTGGAAAAACGCAATTATTTCATTTGATGCCAATGCACTTTTGCAATTCTACGCATACACTTCTGAGACACGAGAATTGTTCTTCTCTGCAATGGACAAATTGCAGGCTCAGCTCTGGCTCACACATCAAGCGGCTTTCGAGTACCAGAAGAATAGAATCAAGACAATCGTCGAACAGTTGGATCATTACAAGGCGATAGACCAAAAGTTAGGCGATTTCGGCAATAGTCTTAAGGAGCTGTTAGACAAGCGCAGGCGCCATTCGATGCTTAACCCTGACGAACTTCAGTCGTCTTTTGCCAGGACACTCGATGACCTGAGAAGAAAGATTGTAGACGCCAAAACGAATCATCCTGAAGACCTTAACAACGACGAACTTCGCACAAAACTAGACCGATACTTCGAGAAATCTGTTGGTAGCCCTTACGATGAAAAAACCCATGCAGAAAAGATAAAAGAAGCGATGGAAAGATTGGGAAAAGGGATTAGGCCAGGCGTTACAGATACCAAGAAGGGTAATGAGCGAGCGGCAGGAGATGTTATTATTTGGTTCCAACTGATTGACAAGGCAAAATCAGACAAAAAACCAACAATTTTTGTGACAGAAGAAAACAAGGATGATTGGTGGCAGAAGATAGACAAAAATATTGTTGGACCTCATCCACAACTCGTTCAAGAGTTTGCCGAGACCACAGGTCAACAAGTATGGTTTTATCAGAACGACCAATTCATAGAGTTCGCGACAAAGCACATTGAAGCGCTTTCTGACAAGGAATCGTCTGTTGAGGCGGCCACAAGGGAAGTGCGAGAAGTCAGGCAAGAGGTCACCGAGCGAAGAGCGCAAATGAAAGATTGGGAAGAGAGAATGCGGGCGTTAATTCCACAATTGGGCCAAGACCACGCAATCTTAGAAGCACAAAAAGCCACTTTGGCCAATAAGTCTATTATAAAGTTTCTCGAATACGTTAAAACCCAGTCGCATAACGCCGATATTGAAGCCGTGCGCGCTGCTCTTCGGCAAGTAGAACGGGACCCGAGCATGGTGACAATGCAAGCGCTGAGGCAGTTCTTAGATAGAATGCGTGATGAACAACGTCACAACCGCAACCTCGGCGAGTCCGATGAAGCTTCACCCGGCGATACGGCGAACGATGAGTAA
- a CDS encoding prepilin-type N-terminal cleavage/methylation domain-containing protein — MRHQRGFTLIELLVVILVLGIIAAIAIPRFLEARDRASVTAAVSDVDHFRKALAVYEIDYGMFPDQSFANVSAIVSALVDPAGNDYMILPDGQNFTSFSYSPINSGESYEIQVVATDHRNTAVVADPNGAAVQ, encoded by the coding sequence ATGCGGCACCAACGCGGATTCACCTTGATTGAGTTGCTGGTCGTGATACTTGTGCTTGGCATTATCGCGGCAATCGCGATTCCCCGTTTTCTGGAAGCACGCGACCGTGCGAGCGTGACGGCGGCGGTCTCCGATGTGGACCACTTCCGCAAGGCACTCGCGGTCTACGAGATCGACTACGGCATGTTTCCGGATCAGAGTTTTGCCAACGTGTCGGCCATTGTCTCCGCCTTGGTTGACCCGGCGGGGAATGACTACATGATATTGCCGGACGGCCAGAATTTCACTTCTTTCAGCTATTCACCCATCAACAGCGGGGAGAGCTACGAAATACAAGTCGTTGCCACAGATCACCGCAATACGGCCGTAGTGGCCGATCCGAACGGCGCCGCCGTTCAGTAG
- a CDS encoding M48 family metallopeptidase: MKKLGWIGALLALALVVTCYTNPETGRKGLMLLNSSQEAQLGLTAFNDIKANTPRTTDSAQQALVEKVGRKISGVVRLPNAQWEYVCFKSEVPNAFCLPGGKIGIYTGILPITKNEAGLAAVMGHEVAHATARHGGERVSEQLLIQLGGVALDIALSNKPEETRQIALMAYGAGTTLGRTLPHSRSQELEADRMGLMYMARAGYDPREAVNFWKRFKEYKDPGGSVPAFLSTHPTDERRIKQLEELLPDAIKEYERRGK; the protein is encoded by the coding sequence ATGAAGAAGCTTGGATGGATAGGAGCACTGTTGGCACTGGCGTTGGTCGTCACGTGCTATACCAACCCCGAAACGGGACGTAAGGGATTGATGCTCTTGAATTCGTCTCAAGAGGCGCAGCTCGGATTAACAGCCTTCAACGATATCAAAGCCAACACGCCGCGCACGACGGATTCCGCGCAGCAGGCGCTGGTGGAAAAAGTCGGACGCAAGATTTCCGGCGTTGTGAGATTGCCCAACGCGCAGTGGGAGTATGTCTGCTTCAAGTCGGAGGTGCCGAACGCTTTCTGTTTACCCGGCGGAAAAATCGGTATCTACACAGGTATCCTGCCGATTACCAAGAACGAAGCCGGCTTGGCCGCGGTGATGGGACACGAAGTCGCGCACGCCACCGCTCGGCACGGCGGAGAGCGTGTTAGTGAACAGCTCTTGATTCAGCTGGGCGGCGTCGCGCTCGATATTGCGTTGTCGAACAAGCCCGAAGAGACGCGACAGATTGCGCTCATGGCTTACGGCGCGGGCACCACGCTGGGCCGCACGCTGCCGCATTCGCGCTCGCAGGAGCTTGAGGCCGACCGCATGGGCTTGATGTATATGGCGCGCGCCGGATATGACCCGCGCGAAGCGGTGAATTTCTGGAAGCGCTTCAAGGAATATAAAGACCCGGGCGGAAGCGTTCCGGCATTTCTCTCAACTCATCCAACCGATGAGCGGCGCATCAAACAGCTCGAAGAATTGCTCCCCGACGCCATCAAAGAGTATGAAAGAAGAGGGAAATAG
- a CDS encoding DUF721 domain-containing protein translates to MKTIPINKILDSLLRDKKYQKGLRLAQIEEHWVEIVGEQIAKYAHVQGLERGRLMVLCDHDVWRATLHHTKPELLGRIEQVVGKGVVKEIFLN, encoded by the coding sequence ATGAAGACCATCCCCATCAATAAGATTCTCGATTCCCTGCTGCGCGACAAGAAGTATCAGAAAGGGTTGCGCCTGGCGCAGATCGAAGAGCATTGGGTGGAAATCGTGGGCGAACAGATTGCCAAATATGCGCACGTTCAGGGGTTGGAGCGCGGGCGGCTGATGGTGCTCTGCGACCACGACGTCTGGCGGGCGACGCTGCACCACACCAAACCCGAACTGCTTGGCCGGATCGAACAAGTGGTCGGCAAGGGCGTGGTAAAAGAGATATTTCTGAATTAG